In one Corallococcus soli genomic region, the following are encoded:
- a CDS encoding transporter associated domain-containing protein yields the protein MSGLVLAKLGRPPRVGDKVEHGEARFEVTAVEGHGVKECRIQRRPLSEVPAPDAAIASPA from the coding sequence GTGAGCGGGCTCGTGCTCGCGAAGCTGGGCAGGCCCCCTCGCGTGGGCGATAAGGTCGAACACGGAGAGGCCCGCTTCGAAGTGACGGCCGTGGAGGGTCACGGCGTGAAGGAGTGCCGCATCCAGCGCAGGCCGTTATCTGAAGTCCCCGCGCCTGACGCCGCCATCGCCTCGCCCGCCTGA
- a CDS encoding M4 family metallopeptidase — protein MRIRRFVTLVPILFLGSACGPSTVEDAQPSTQDSGLAAKPVRGEGLRRLQAERPGFFRGAGELSARRVLVDPQGRTHERLEQRFKGVPVFGAAAIVHLGRDGAVASVTDRLTRDLKVDTTPRLKLEAAVERAIASLEDGSTVVGAPKVDLQILADSQDTRLTWRVQLETVKADGEPSMPNVFIDAHTGEAVRSFDNLQTSRNRKTYTAKNRTSLPGTLVRSEGQGPTGDALLDQAHDNAGFTYDFYANVFGRDSYDGLGTNLISTVHYSKNYVNAFWNGTQMVYGDGDGVQSSALTVLDVVGHELTHAVTDTSSELIYANESGALNEAMSDVFGAAIEAYRDGVVSANTWKIGEECWTPATAGDALRYMNDPAIAGDYDYYPTRYTGTSDSGGVHWNSGIANLAFHLMVSGGTHPRGKTSNVVPALDADAYTSILKGAAIFYRANTVYLTPGSTFADARGATAQAASDLYGASAVASVNEAWSAVGVAAPPVWTTVTTVNNVGGSRNSSTSFSAVTPTGATAMRFALSGGTGDADMYVKFGSAPTTSSYDCRSAGASNDETCTLNPAKQGTYYVLIRGYTAFSGATFQVSSGQ, from the coding sequence ATGCGCATCCGCCGTTTCGTCACGCTCGTCCCCATCCTGTTCCTGGGAAGTGCTTGCGGTCCCAGCACCGTTGAAGACGCCCAGCCCTCCACGCAGGACAGCGGGTTGGCGGCGAAGCCGGTTCGTGGCGAGGGCCTGCGCCGGCTCCAGGCCGAGCGCCCCGGGTTCTTCCGTGGCGCGGGGGAGCTGTCCGCCCGCCGCGTCCTGGTGGACCCGCAGGGCCGGACGCATGAGCGGCTGGAGCAGCGCTTCAAGGGCGTCCCCGTGTTCGGCGCCGCGGCCATCGTCCATCTGGGGCGGGACGGCGCGGTCGCCAGCGTGACGGACCGGCTCACGCGCGACCTCAAGGTGGACACCACGCCCCGGCTCAAGCTGGAGGCGGCCGTCGAGCGCGCCATCGCTTCGCTGGAGGACGGGAGCACGGTGGTGGGTGCGCCGAAGGTGGACCTGCAGATCCTCGCGGACAGCCAGGACACCCGGCTGACGTGGCGGGTGCAGTTGGAGACGGTGAAGGCGGACGGTGAGCCGTCGATGCCGAACGTCTTCATCGACGCGCACACGGGCGAGGCCGTCCGGAGCTTCGACAACCTCCAGACGAGCCGCAACCGCAAGACGTACACGGCCAAGAACCGCACGTCGTTGCCGGGGACGCTGGTGCGCTCGGAAGGCCAGGGCCCCACCGGGGATGCCCTGCTGGACCAGGCCCACGACAACGCGGGCTTCACCTACGACTTCTACGCGAACGTCTTCGGCCGGGACAGCTACGACGGGCTGGGCACGAACCTCATCTCCACCGTCCACTACAGCAAGAACTACGTGAACGCGTTCTGGAACGGGACGCAGATGGTCTACGGCGACGGCGACGGCGTGCAGTCGTCCGCGCTGACGGTGCTGGACGTCGTGGGCCACGAGCTCACCCACGCCGTCACGGACACGTCCTCGGAGCTCATCTACGCCAATGAGTCGGGCGCGCTGAATGAGGCCATGTCGGACGTCTTCGGCGCCGCCATCGAGGCGTACCGGGATGGCGTCGTCAGCGCCAACACCTGGAAGATTGGTGAGGAGTGCTGGACCCCGGCCACGGCCGGCGACGCCTTGCGCTACATGAACGACCCGGCCATCGCGGGGGACTACGACTACTACCCCACGCGCTACACGGGCACCTCCGACAGCGGGGGCGTGCACTGGAACTCCGGCATCGCGAACCTGGCCTTCCACCTGATGGTGTCCGGGGGAACGCACCCGCGCGGCAAGACGAGCAACGTCGTGCCCGCGCTCGACGCCGATGCCTACACGAGCATCCTGAAGGGCGCGGCCATCTTCTACCGCGCGAACACCGTCTACCTGACGCCGGGCAGCACCTTCGCGGACGCGCGGGGCGCCACCGCGCAGGCGGCCTCCGACCTGTACGGCGCCAGCGCCGTCGCGTCCGTCAACGAAGCGTGGAGCGCCGTGGGCGTGGCCGCGCCTCCGGTCTGGACGACGGTCACCACGGTCAACAACGTCGGCGGCAGCCGCAACAGCAGCACGAGCTTCAGCGCCGTCACGCCGACGGGCGCGACCGCGATGCGCTTCGCGCTCTCCGGCGGCACGGGTGACGCGGACATGTATGTGAAGTTCGGCAGCGCGCCCACGACCAGCAGCTACGACTGCCGCTCGGCGGGCGCCAGCAACGACGAGACCTGCACCCTGAACCCGGCGAAGCAGGGCACGTACTACGTCCTGATTCGCGGCTACACGGCCTTCTCCGGCGCCACCTTCCAGGTCAGCTCCGGACAGTAG
- a CDS encoding alpha/beta fold hydrolase, with amino-acid sequence MHRSAATAVQGLLLLGLLLAGRAGAEVERGEFLVPSDPGIEVSVREVKDTGMQVSGLPPLVLLHGARVPGRASFDLPVEGGSLAADLARAGHAVYVMDVRGYGGSTRFQSMSLPPAGRPLVGSHEAVRDVHAVVNWIQARTGQRRVGLLGWATGGHWAGMYASLYPEVVSHLVMLNALYAGSAEHAMLGRGTDFEDPKRPGHFNAGGVGAYQWNTGASVLAVWDRSLPEDKAQARDPAVAESFQREALASDPMAPSRRPAAFRAPSGALEDSFRLALGRQLWDAGSITGRVLILRAEKDFWSRPEDVTRLQEHLGRAALVRTVALPGATHFVHLERPERGRSVLLDEVTRFTGARTGPARKPPAPRVVPPAPAAPPAPAATPTPPDPATPPAPVGPAGPATPPAPAGSAAPPAPAATPSPASPAATPAPAGSAAPSVSAATPVPVAPPARAVTPVPAAPPAPAR; translated from the coding sequence ATGCACCGGAGTGCCGCGACCGCTGTCCAAGGCCTCTTGCTGCTGGGCCTGTTGCTGGCGGGCCGCGCGGGAGCGGAGGTGGAGCGCGGGGAGTTCCTCGTGCCGTCGGATCCAGGCATCGAGGTGTCCGTGCGCGAGGTGAAGGACACGGGGATGCAGGTGTCGGGACTTCCGCCCCTCGTCTTGTTGCACGGCGCGCGCGTCCCGGGACGGGCGTCGTTCGACCTGCCGGTGGAGGGGGGCTCGCTCGCGGCCGACCTGGCGCGCGCGGGGCACGCCGTCTACGTGATGGACGTGCGGGGCTATGGCGGCTCCACGCGGTTCCAATCCATGAGCCTGCCCCCGGCGGGACGTCCCCTGGTGGGCTCACATGAGGCCGTCCGGGACGTGCACGCGGTGGTGAACTGGATACAGGCGCGCACCGGCCAGCGCCGCGTCGGGCTGCTCGGCTGGGCCACCGGGGGGCATTGGGCGGGGATGTACGCCAGCCTCTACCCGGAAGTGGTCAGCCACCTCGTCATGCTCAACGCGCTGTACGCGGGGAGCGCGGAGCACGCGATGCTGGGGCGGGGCACGGACTTCGAGGATCCGAAGCGGCCGGGACACTTCAACGCCGGAGGGGTGGGGGCGTACCAGTGGAACACGGGGGCGTCGGTGCTCGCCGTCTGGGACCGGAGCCTGCCGGAGGACAAGGCGCAGGCGCGCGACCCGGCGGTGGCGGAGTCCTTCCAGCGCGAGGCGCTCGCGAGTGATCCGATGGCGCCCTCCCGGAGGCCCGCGGCGTTCCGGGCACCCTCCGGAGCGCTGGAGGACAGCTTCCGCCTGGCCCTTGGCCGGCAGCTCTGGGATGCGGGGTCCATCACCGGCCGCGTCCTCATCCTCCGCGCGGAGAAGGACTTCTGGAGCCGGCCCGAGGACGTCACCCGCCTCCAGGAGCACCTGGGGCGCGCGGCCCTCGTGAGGACCGTGGCGCTGCCGGGCGCGACGCACTTCGTCCACCTGGAGCGCCCGGAGCGGGGCCGCAGCGTGCTGCTGGATGAAGTCACCCGCTTCACCGGCGCGCGGACGGGCCCCGCTCGCAAGCCACCCGCGCCCCGGGTTGTCCCGCCCGCGCCGGCTGCCCCGCCGGCACCTGCCGCGACGCCTACGCCGCCTGACCCTGCCACCCCGCCCGCGCCGGTGGGCCCTGCTGGCCCTGCTACCCCGCCCGCGCCTGCTGGTTCTGCTGCCCCGCCCGCGCCGGCTGCCACGCCCAGCCCTGCTTCCCCGGCTGCTACGCCCGCGCCTGCTGGTTCTGCTGCCCCGTCCGTGTCGGCTGCCACGCCTGTGCCGGTTGCTCCGCCCGCACGTGCTGTCACGCCTGTGCCGGCTGCCCCACCCGCGCCGGCTCGCTAG
- a CDS encoding GNAT family N-acetyltransferase, translated as MLSIRRLEQATPAEQAELNELLLTTVNGGASIGFLAPLAPEVAQEYWRGVLAALGPGLVLWVAEQDGHIVGSVQLAPSLRQNGLHRADLQKLIVHPRARGQGVSSRLLHAVEQFARSAGRTLLVLDSEAGSKAESVYQHHQWQRVGEIPGYARDTGGVLRSTVVYYKTLTP; from the coding sequence ATGCTTTCCATCCGGAGACTGGAGCAGGCGACCCCCGCCGAGCAGGCGGAACTCAACGAACTGCTCCTCACCACGGTGAATGGAGGCGCATCCATCGGCTTCCTGGCGCCGCTCGCGCCGGAGGTCGCGCAGGAGTACTGGCGGGGTGTGCTCGCGGCACTGGGACCGGGGCTGGTGCTGTGGGTCGCGGAGCAGGACGGGCACATCGTCGGCTCCGTGCAACTGGCCCCCAGCCTGCGCCAGAACGGCCTGCACCGCGCGGACCTCCAGAAGCTCATCGTGCACCCGCGCGCCCGGGGGCAGGGCGTGTCCTCGCGGCTGCTGCACGCCGTGGAGCAGTTCGCCCGAAGCGCGGGCCGCACCCTGCTGGTGCTGGACTCGGAGGCGGGCTCGAAGGCGGAGTCCGTGTACCAGCACCACCAGTGGCAGCGGGTGGGAGAGATTCCCGGCTACGCCAGGGACACGGGCGGCGTCCTTCGCTCCACCGTCGTCTATTACAAGACGCTCACCCCGTAG
- a CDS encoding restriction endonuclease, with protein MKTTWMVRAGRGSENIEEFLRLGIVAMGDARLGKLSTSQSKADLLRLYAEKYPDENEGTRATWASQSARFLSEMKAGDGVITYDSERRLYFVGALTSEYEWAPQLIESKPHMRRVTWAGRVSRDGLSAAARNSLGAIQTLFKLGPEVVTELTELAGPLDAPLVVAPPAPTPASPPIEGKPRSDAELSAEMFDKAGSFVEDAISRLDWQQMQHLVAGLLRSMGYRTQVSDEGPDRGVDIFASPDGLGLQEPRIFVEVKHRPGTPMGTKEIRSFLGGRKERDKCLYVSTGGFTKDAHYEAERSSVALTLIALPRLRELLLDRYEQLDAPTRALVPLQRFYWPLQ; from the coding sequence ATGAAGACGACATGGATGGTCCGCGCCGGGCGTGGCAGCGAAAACATCGAGGAGTTCCTGCGGCTCGGCATCGTCGCCATGGGTGACGCGCGCCTGGGCAAGTTGTCGACATCCCAGTCCAAGGCGGACCTGCTGCGCCTCTACGCGGAAAAGTACCCCGATGAGAACGAAGGCACGCGCGCCACCTGGGCCAGCCAGTCCGCCCGGTTCCTTAGCGAGATGAAGGCCGGTGACGGAGTCATCACCTATGACAGCGAGCGGCGTCTCTACTTCGTCGGCGCCCTTACCTCTGAGTATGAGTGGGCGCCCCAGCTCATCGAATCCAAGCCCCACATGCGCCGCGTGACGTGGGCTGGCCGCGTTTCCAGAGATGGACTGAGCGCGGCGGCGCGCAATTCGCTCGGTGCCATCCAAACTTTGTTCAAGCTGGGTCCGGAAGTGGTCACCGAGCTGACCGAGCTGGCTGGCCCCCTTGATGCACCCCTGGTGGTGGCTCCTCCTGCCCCGACGCCCGCGTCGCCGCCCATCGAGGGCAAGCCTCGCTCGGACGCGGAGCTGAGCGCGGAGATGTTCGACAAGGCGGGATCCTTCGTCGAGGACGCCATCAGCCGTCTCGACTGGCAGCAGATGCAGCACCTGGTCGCCGGACTTCTACGCTCCATGGGCTACCGGACCCAGGTGTCCGACGAAGGCCCTGACCGGGGTGTGGACATCTTCGCCTCGCCGGACGGCCTGGGCCTCCAGGAGCCTCGCATCTTCGTTGAGGTGAAGCACCGGCCTGGCACCCCCATGGGCACCAAGGAGATCCGCTCCTTCCTCGGAGGACGCAAGGAGCGAGACAAGTGCCTGTACGTGAGCACCGGAGGCTTCACCAAGGACGCCCACTACGAAGCCGAACGCTCCTCGGTCGCGCTCACACTCATCGCCCTGCCCCGCCTGCGCGAGCTGCTCCTGGACCGCTACGAACAGCTCGATGCGCCAACGCGCGCGCTTGTCCCGCTCCAGCGCTTCTACTGGCCCTTGCAATAG
- a CDS encoding GMC oxidoreductase — translation MAETKTYDVVIVGAGIAGGIIALEMGRLGKRVLILEAGAPIPASREQYMENFFLSAAKTPESPYPPKTLAPAEEATPRPTILGLSNWKNAQKSYLVQPTPDPTFQPKQLPFASTYERIGGGTTWHWLGTSLRLVPDDLMMHSLYKAPGFGPATDWPIEYSELETLYGRAEDEIGVSASVAEQAPLEQAIGLAYPAGYQYPMQAIPESLVDQAMSQGVAGMSLFGQPVFVTPTPAGRNSQPRANRPVCAGNTNCIPICPIQAKYDATVTLNAALNTGSVDIQYRSVVSRLLTDTQGRISSVEYLTYNREMKPGPVTTSQVSATTYVLAAHAIENPKILLNSASTAFPKGLANRSDQVGRNLMDHVLYLSWALMPEGKPVFPYRGPLSTSGIESLRNGPFRSQRAAFRMEIGNEGWNFPIGDPYTTVNDFINGTNVSALNPVTPPGTQPTSPSLKLGGRELVMALNDRLTRQFRMACLIEQSPQAENRITLDPVLKDGLGLPRPKIAYGFDKYTLDGFMAAKQASSAIYQAMGATEFTNFSQSQSQPGYFEYEGQSFVFFGAGHVMGTHRMGTDPLQSVVDANQRSHDHENLWIVGSGSFPTVATPNPTLTLAALAFKTAASLGKALTL, via the coding sequence ATGGCTGAGACCAAGACCTATGACGTGGTGATTGTCGGCGCGGGCATCGCGGGCGGCATCATCGCCCTGGAGATGGGCCGGCTGGGCAAACGCGTGCTCATCCTGGAGGCGGGGGCGCCCATCCCCGCCAGCCGCGAGCAGTACATGGAGAACTTCTTCCTGTCCGCGGCCAAGACGCCGGAGTCGCCCTATCCGCCGAAGACGCTGGCCCCCGCCGAGGAGGCCACGCCCCGGCCCACCATCCTGGGGCTCAGCAACTGGAAGAACGCGCAGAAGAGCTACCTGGTCCAGCCCACGCCGGACCCCACGTTCCAGCCGAAGCAGCTGCCCTTCGCCAGCACCTACGAGCGCATTGGCGGCGGGACGACCTGGCACTGGCTGGGGACCTCCCTGCGGCTGGTGCCCGACGACCTGATGATGCACTCCCTCTACAAGGCCCCGGGCTTCGGCCCCGCCACCGACTGGCCCATCGAGTACTCGGAGCTGGAGACGCTCTACGGCCGGGCGGAGGATGAGATTGGCGTGTCCGCCAGCGTGGCGGAGCAGGCCCCGCTCGAACAGGCGATTGGGCTCGCGTATCCGGCCGGCTACCAGTACCCCATGCAGGCCATTCCGGAGAGTCTGGTGGATCAGGCCATGTCCCAGGGCGTGGCGGGAATGAGCCTGTTCGGCCAGCCCGTCTTCGTCACCCCGACGCCGGCCGGCCGCAACTCGCAGCCTCGCGCCAACCGGCCCGTGTGCGCGGGCAACACCAACTGCATCCCCATCTGTCCCATCCAGGCGAAGTACGACGCCACGGTGACGCTGAATGCCGCGCTCAACACGGGCAGCGTGGACATCCAGTACCGCTCGGTCGTGTCGCGGCTGCTGACGGACACGCAGGGGCGCATCTCCAGCGTGGAATACCTCACCTACAACCGGGAGATGAAGCCGGGGCCGGTGACGACGTCCCAGGTGAGCGCGACGACCTACGTCCTGGCGGCGCACGCCATCGAGAACCCGAAGATCCTCCTCAACTCCGCGTCCACGGCCTTCCCCAAGGGCCTGGCCAACCGCAGCGACCAGGTGGGCCGCAACCTGATGGACCACGTGCTGTATCTGTCGTGGGCGCTGATGCCGGAGGGCAAGCCCGTGTTCCCGTACCGGGGCCCGCTCTCCACGTCGGGCATCGAGAGCCTGCGCAACGGGCCGTTCCGCAGCCAGCGCGCCGCCTTCCGCATGGAGATTGGCAACGAGGGGTGGAACTTCCCCATCGGGGACCCGTACACGACGGTCAACGACTTCATCAACGGCACCAACGTCTCCGCGCTCAACCCCGTCACCCCGCCGGGCACGCAGCCGACGTCGCCCAGCCTGAAGCTGGGGGGCCGGGAGCTGGTGATGGCGCTCAATGACAGACTGACCCGTCAGTTCCGCATGGCGTGCCTCATCGAGCAGAGCCCCCAGGCGGAGAACCGCATCACCCTGGACCCCGTCCTCAAGGATGGCCTGGGCCTGCCGCGTCCGAAGATTGCCTACGGCTTCGACAAGTACACGCTGGATGGGTTCATGGCGGCGAAGCAGGCCAGCTCCGCCATCTACCAGGCGATGGGGGCGACGGAGTTCACCAACTTCAGCCAGTCCCAATCCCAGCCCGGCTACTTCGAGTACGAGGGCCAGTCGTTCGTCTTCTTCGGCGCGGGCCACGTGATGGGCACCCACCGGATGGGGACGGACCCGCTCCAGTCCGTGGTGGATGCCAACCAGCGCTCGCACGACCATGAGAACCTCTGGATCGTCGGCAGCGGGAGCTTCCCCACGGTCGCCACGCCGAACCCGACCCTCACGCTCGCGGCGCTCGCCTTCAAGACCGCGGCGAGCCTGGGCAAGGCGCTGACGCTCTAG
- a CDS encoding protein adenylyltransferase SelO, with the protein MPHFSSRFVDSTPGDPLTDTRSRQVQGALWSRVQPTPVSAPRLVALSPEVARLLGLEEQALRSEAWVRVLAGNAVEPGMAPYAANYGGHQFGQWAGQLGDGRAIGLGEVRAPDGTLYELQLKGAGRTPYSRRGDGRAVLRSSIREFLCSEAMHHLGVPTTRALSLVATGDAVVRDMFYDGHPQEEPGAIVCRVAPSFLRFGNFELCTSRGDVALLKQLADYTLSQFFPELGAPSKDTYAAFFHEVARRTAKLIAQWQTVGFVHGVMNTDNMSILGLTIDYGPYGWVDDFDPDWTPNTTDAEQGRYRFGNQPAIGMWNVERLGVALMPLFEGDEGLVQAGLLEYQRALNAEMLGRYAAKLGLASLEDEADVQRVNACLSWLGAEETDMTLFFRGLSRVVVAPTAPTVFPDVLREAFYRPVSEPHLARGLEWLASWWQRARREGADPVDQARRMDAVNPKYVLRNYLAQEAIDAAHAGDDSKVLELLDVMRRPYDEQPGREAYAARRPEWARSKPGCSALSCSS; encoded by the coding sequence ATGCCCCACTTCTCATCCCGCTTCGTTGACTCCACCCCGGGAGACCCGCTCACGGACACGCGGTCGCGCCAGGTGCAGGGGGCGCTCTGGTCCCGCGTCCAGCCCACGCCCGTCTCCGCGCCCCGGCTGGTCGCCCTCTCCCCGGAGGTGGCGCGCCTGCTGGGCCTGGAGGAACAGGCCCTGCGCTCCGAGGCCTGGGTGCGGGTGCTGGCGGGCAATGCCGTGGAGCCGGGCATGGCGCCCTACGCGGCCAACTACGGCGGCCACCAGTTCGGCCAGTGGGCAGGACAGCTGGGGGATGGGCGGGCCATCGGGCTGGGGGAGGTGCGGGCTCCCGATGGGACGCTCTACGAGCTGCAGCTCAAGGGGGCGGGCCGGACGCCGTATTCACGCCGAGGGGATGGACGCGCGGTGCTGCGCTCCTCCATCCGCGAGTTCCTGTGCAGCGAGGCCATGCACCACCTGGGCGTGCCCACGACCCGCGCGCTGTCGCTCGTCGCCACGGGGGACGCGGTCGTCCGGGACATGTTCTACGACGGGCACCCCCAGGAGGAGCCCGGCGCCATCGTCTGCCGCGTCGCCCCCAGCTTCCTGCGCTTCGGCAACTTCGAGCTGTGCACGAGCCGGGGGGACGTGGCGCTGCTCAAGCAGCTGGCGGACTACACGCTGAGCCAGTTCTTCCCGGAGCTGGGCGCGCCGTCGAAGGACACCTACGCCGCCTTCTTCCACGAGGTGGCGCGCCGCACCGCGAAGCTCATCGCGCAATGGCAGACGGTGGGCTTCGTGCACGGCGTGATGAACACCGACAACATGTCCATCCTCGGGCTCACCATCGACTACGGCCCCTATGGCTGGGTGGATGACTTCGACCCTGACTGGACGCCGAACACCACCGACGCCGAACAGGGCCGCTACCGCTTCGGCAACCAGCCCGCCATCGGGATGTGGAACGTCGAAAGGCTGGGCGTCGCGCTGATGCCCCTCTTCGAGGGCGACGAGGGCCTGGTCCAGGCGGGGCTGCTCGAATACCAGCGCGCGCTGAACGCGGAGATGCTGGGGCGGTACGCGGCGAAGCTGGGTCTGGCTTCCCTGGAGGACGAAGCGGACGTGCAGCGGGTGAACGCGTGTCTGTCATGGCTGGGGGCGGAGGAGACGGACATGACCCTGTTCTTCCGGGGCCTGTCCCGCGTGGTGGTCGCCCCCACGGCGCCCACCGTGTTTCCGGACGTGCTGCGCGAGGCCTTCTACAGGCCGGTGTCGGAGCCCCACCTCGCCCGGGGCCTGGAGTGGCTTGCGTCCTGGTGGCAGCGCGCGCGGCGGGAGGGCGCGGACCCCGTGGACCAGGCGCGCCGGATGGACGCGGTGAATCCGAAGTACGTGCTGCGCAACTACCTGGCCCAGGAGGCCATCGACGCGGCCCACGCGGGCGATGACTCGAAGGTGCTGGAGCTGCTCGACGTGATGCGACGCCCCTATGACGAGCAGCCGGGCCGCGAAGCCTACGCGGCCCGGCGGCCTGAGTGGGCCCGGTCGAAGCCTGGCTGCTCCGCGCTCTCGTGCAGCTCCTGA
- a CDS encoding sorbitol dehydrogenase — MSNTPLPSTRMEQFVALSSVLTGFTTDTLAPSLDPTDPPLKKLYLDAADASSSQTVDALLAAFAKLAGQPSQSIANTLLETASTQPTATAQMARSILKLWYLGSWYPPTSISATDGTVVAMNAYIGGLAWSAMQAHPMGYSELKFGYWNSLPPPLSGVLPPDEANHG; from the coding sequence ATGAGCAACACCCCTCTGCCCTCCACCCGGATGGAACAATTCGTCGCCCTCTCCTCGGTGTTGACGGGCTTCACGACGGACACCCTGGCCCCGTCGCTGGACCCCACGGATCCGCCGCTCAAGAAGCTCTACCTGGACGCCGCGGACGCGAGCAGCTCGCAGACGGTGGACGCGCTGCTCGCCGCGTTCGCGAAGCTCGCGGGACAGCCTTCGCAGTCCATCGCGAACACGCTGCTGGAGACCGCCAGCACGCAGCCCACCGCGACCGCGCAGATGGCCCGGAGCATCCTGAAGCTCTGGTACCTCGGCTCCTGGTATCCCCCCACTTCCATCAGCGCCACGGACGGCACCGTCGTGGCGATGAATGCCTATATCGGTGGGCTGGCCTGGTCCGCGATGCAGGCCCACCCCATGGGCTACAGCGAGCTCAAGTTCGGTTACTGGAATTCCCTCCCGCCCCCGCTGTCCGGCGTCCTCCCTCCCGACGAGGCGAACCATGGCTGA